Proteins from one Bradyrhizobium roseum genomic window:
- a CDS encoding conjugal transfer protein TraG, with product MSATRILWGQIACVLTVVLITMWAATQWTAWRLGYQPQLGHPWFELAPGVPIYLPPAFFWWWYAYDAYAPDVFAEGACVAASGGIISIIVAFAMSVWRAREAETAATYGSARWASQLEVRSAGLAGADGVILGRFEGLYLRHDGPEHVLCFAPTRSGKGVGLVVPTLLTWPGSAIVHDIKGENWTLTSGFRARHGRVLLFDPTNSASAAYNPLLEVRRGEWEVRDVQNVADVLVDPEGSLERRNHWEKTSHALLVGAILHVLYAEQDKTLAGVASFLSDPKRPIETTLRAMMTTRHLGEAGTHPVIASAARELLNKSENERSGVLSTAMSFLGLYRDPVVAEVTRRCDWCIRDLVEDDRPTTLYLVVPPSDISRTTPLVRLILNQIGRRLTEDLHAKGRRHRLLLMLDEFPALGRLDFFESALAFMAGYGLKSFLIAQSLNQIERAYGPNNAILDNCHVRVSFATNDERTARRVSDALGTATELRAMKNYAGHRLSPWLGHLMVSRQETARPLLTPGEVMQLPPEDELVLVSGVPPIRARKARYFEDPRLTERVLPPPNSRSLEPDGGAATDDWSRQPAAQNSNVADPVSFSGARQSTANSGIRREPELPEHENIAPEVLKPPPEFDFTEDESDSHAIRARALRMNVPGLARQAAMDPGDGLDL from the coding sequence ATGTCCGCAACCAGAATACTTTGGGGCCAGATCGCTTGCGTCCTGACCGTCGTGCTCATTACGATGTGGGCCGCGACGCAATGGACAGCCTGGCGTCTCGGCTATCAGCCGCAACTCGGACACCCCTGGTTTGAGCTCGCGCCGGGCGTTCCTATCTATCTGCCTCCGGCCTTCTTCTGGTGGTGGTATGCCTACGATGCCTACGCACCTGACGTGTTCGCTGAAGGGGCATGCGTCGCTGCGTCCGGCGGGATCATCTCGATTATAGTCGCTTTCGCGATGTCGGTGTGGCGGGCTCGGGAGGCGGAGACAGCGGCTACATATGGTTCTGCACGTTGGGCCAGCCAGCTTGAGGTTCGAAGTGCTGGCCTTGCCGGCGCAGATGGCGTGATCCTCGGGCGGTTCGAGGGGCTTTATCTGCGGCACGATGGACCGGAGCATGTGCTGTGCTTCGCGCCGACCAGATCCGGCAAGGGTGTCGGACTTGTTGTGCCAACACTCCTGACCTGGCCGGGGAGTGCCATCGTCCATGACATCAAGGGTGAAAACTGGACCCTGACGTCAGGCTTTCGTGCCCGACACGGCCGGGTGCTGTTGTTTGATCCAACCAACTCGGCGAGTGCAGCGTACAACCCCCTTTTGGAAGTGAGGCGAGGGGAGTGGGAAGTTCGTGACGTCCAAAATGTCGCGGACGTGCTGGTCGATCCAGAAGGGTCCCTGGAGCGGCGAAACCATTGGGAGAAGACCAGCCACGCGCTGCTGGTCGGAGCCATCCTTCACGTTCTCTATGCGGAGCAGGACAAGACGCTCGCCGGCGTCGCGAGTTTTCTGTCCGATCCAAAGCGGCCGATCGAAACCACGCTCCGCGCGATGATGACCACGCGGCATCTCGGTGAAGCCGGGACCCATCCAGTGATCGCGTCCGCAGCGAGAGAACTGTTGAACAAGAGCGAGAATGAACGGTCCGGCGTGCTTTCGACCGCGATGTCTTTCCTCGGCCTTTACCGCGACCCTGTTGTTGCCGAGGTGACGCGCCGCTGTGATTGGTGCATCCGCGATCTCGTCGAAGACGATCGGCCGACGACGCTCTATCTCGTTGTGCCTCCGTCCGACATCAGCCGCACCACGCCGCTGGTGCGCTTGATCCTCAACCAGATCGGTCGTCGTCTCACCGAGGACCTCCACGCAAAGGGCCGCCGGCATCGATTGCTGCTCATGCTCGACGAGTTTCCGGCGCTTGGAAGGCTTGATTTCTTCGAGTCGGCGCTCGCCTTCATGGCGGGCTATGGGCTCAAGAGTTTCCTCATTGCGCAGTCGCTCAATCAGATCGAAAGAGCATACGGGCCGAATAACGCGATCCTCGATAATTGTCATGTGCGCGTTTCCTTTGCGACCAATGACGAGCGTACGGCCAGGCGGGTTTCGGATGCGCTTGGAACTGCCACGGAATTAAGGGCGATGAAGAACTACGCCGGTCACAGGCTCAGCCCGTGGCTTGGCCATCTCATGGTTTCGCGACAGGAGACCGCGCGGCCATTGCTAACGCCCGGCGAAGTGATGCAGCTTCCGCCCGAGGACGAACTGGTGCTGGTTTCCGGCGTGCCACCGATCCGCGCCAGGAAGGCGAGGTACTTTGAGGATCCACGTTTGACCGAGCGCGTGCTACCACCGCCAAACTCACGCTCCCTCGAGCCCGACGGTGGGGCGGCGACAGACGATTGGAGCCGGCAGCCAGCTGCGCAGAATTCAAATGTTGCCGATCCGGTAAGCTTCTCGGGTGCTCGGCAATCTACCGCAAATTCCGGCATTCGCCGTGAGCCGGAGCTTCCCGAGCACGAAAATATCGCGCCAGAGGTTTTGAAACCTCCACCTGAGTTCGACTTCACGGAGGACGAGAGCGACAGTCACGCCATACGGGCGCGCGCGCTGCGCATGAACGTTCCCGGTCTGGCGCGTCAGGCCGCGATGGATCCAGGCGACGGCCTCGACCTCTAG
- a CDS encoding methyl-accepting chemotaxis protein, which translates to MKMSLSISKIIVTFGLLLVLGFTAVVGTGVYSLRELKVGGPLYSDIKLGNDLVADILPPPAYVLEAYLEATLAMREPSEAATHGERLVQLRKDYDDRKVFWTGSSLEPDLKAALVSKSDSEVQTFWSLMFDRILPTLKSKDLASAERAYAQLKDVYAAHRGIIDNVVERANKRNADMEKLAAERDARISWITWSVSFAVLALIVTGLAFIALGVVRPIVCMTGAMQELAAGDLSAGVPYAGRRDEVGAMAAALVIFKQSASENAQLREEQLRGEEQAATAKRRAILEMADTVERESASAVETTSASTQHVQETAASLCEIARDLSVESQAVAAASEHALASAETVSSAAEELTSSIREIASQIARTSEVTKSAVAGREHASGTIRALSESVRRIAEVTDIIGSIAGQTNLLALNATIEAARAGDAGRGFAVVAAEVKSLSTQTAKSTEEIARLIAEIQSSTEAAVASVEAMGGHILEIDGVATAVAAAMEEQDAATREIARSISESAGAAREVSAKIANVSLDADSVNERAADMSRTIASVSTGLASLQSVLVRTVRGATTEADRRSSKRYPPNSQVTVTDSRRTEHSTTLVDISEGGARVRCVPQLQVGETATLRISSFAPALPFVVRNHDGEAANVAFRLSDELKDQLGMWIARNFHRDAAA; encoded by the coding sequence ATGAAAATGAGTTTGTCGATCTCCAAGATCATCGTCACGTTCGGTCTGTTGCTGGTGCTGGGCTTCACTGCCGTCGTTGGCACCGGCGTTTACTCGCTGCGTGAGCTGAAAGTTGGTGGCCCCCTTTACTCCGATATCAAGCTGGGCAACGACTTGGTTGCCGATATCCTTCCTCCGCCGGCCTATGTGCTAGAAGCGTATCTTGAAGCAACGCTCGCGATGCGCGAGCCAAGCGAAGCGGCAACTCACGGTGAGCGTCTAGTCCAACTCCGCAAGGATTATGATGATCGCAAGGTGTTTTGGACTGGATCATCGCTCGAACCCGATTTGAAGGCAGCACTGGTTTCGAAGTCTGACAGCGAGGTGCAAACGTTCTGGAGCCTGATGTTCGACCGGATACTTCCGACCCTAAAGAGCAAAGACTTGGCCTCAGCGGAGCGAGCTTATGCGCAACTGAAGGACGTTTATGCAGCGCACCGCGGCATCATTGACAATGTTGTCGAGCGCGCGAACAAGCGGAATGCGGACATGGAAAAGCTCGCGGCCGAGCGCGATGCCCGTATTTCATGGATTACATGGAGCGTTTCTTTCGCTGTCTTGGCGTTGATTGTCACTGGTCTTGCCTTTATTGCGCTGGGTGTCGTGCGCCCGATCGTATGCATGACCGGAGCGATGCAGGAACTTGCCGCCGGTGATCTCTCTGCTGGCGTTCCATATGCCGGTCGTCGAGACGAGGTTGGTGCGATGGCTGCCGCCCTAGTCATATTCAAGCAAAGCGCATCGGAAAACGCACAGCTTCGCGAGGAGCAGTTGCGCGGCGAAGAGCAGGCCGCTACCGCCAAGCGCCGTGCCATACTTGAAATGGCCGACACGGTGGAACGCGAGAGCGCCTCCGCCGTGGAGACGACATCAGCTTCGACCCAGCACGTGCAGGAAACCGCCGCTTCATTGTGCGAAATTGCTCGCGACCTGTCCGTGGAGTCGCAGGCAGTCGCCGCTGCCTCTGAACACGCATTGGCCAGTGCAGAGACGGTCTCCTCGGCGGCCGAAGAGTTAACTAGCTCCATTCGCGAAATCGCTTCTCAGATCGCTCGCACCAGCGAAGTAACCAAATCTGCTGTTGCTGGACGCGAACATGCGAGTGGCACGATTCGGGCACTCTCGGAATCGGTGCGCAGGATCGCGGAAGTAACCGATATCATCGGCAGCATCGCCGGTCAGACCAACCTGCTGGCTCTCAACGCAACGATCGAAGCGGCGCGCGCTGGCGATGCCGGGCGCGGGTTCGCTGTGGTTGCCGCAGAGGTCAAGTCCCTATCGACCCAGACGGCCAAATCCACCGAAGAGATCGCCCGTCTGATCGCTGAAATCCAGTCATCGACCGAAGCCGCGGTTGCATCTGTCGAGGCAATGGGAGGCCACATTCTGGAGATCGACGGGGTGGCGACCGCAGTTGCTGCAGCGATGGAGGAGCAAGATGCGGCTACCCGAGAGATTGCCCGGTCGATCTCCGAATCTGCAGGAGCAGCTCGGGAAGTTTCCGCCAAGATTGCAAACGTCAGTCTAGATGCGGATTCAGTGAACGAGCGGGCCGCCGACATGAGCCGGACAATTGCCAGCGTCTCAACCGGCCTCGCGTCGCTTCAATCCGTTCTGGTGCGCACGGTGCGAGGGGCTACCACCGAAGCAGACCGCCGCTCCAGCAAGCGCTATCCGCCGAATTCCCAAGTTACCGTAACCGATAGCAGACGCACGGAGCATTCCACCACGCTTGTGGACATCTCGGAAGGCGGAGCCCGGGTTCGGTGTGTTCCGCAACTCCAGGTCGGCGAGACCGCCACCCTGAGGATCAGTTCGTTTGCTCCGGCGCTCCCTTTCGTCGTGCGAAATCATGATGGCGAGGCTGCAAATGTCGCCTTCAGGCTGTCAGATGAGTTAAAAGATCAATTGGGGATGTGGATAGCCCGCAATTTCCATCGTGACGCAGCTGCCTGA
- a CDS encoding nucleoside phosphorylase, with protein sequence MPSILDSKNTAAPSVFLPAALLREARRQKKLATADVPAICILDPDGDMVRRLRESDEAQPFKPWACYHTQLDTFMLAGQTVGMVGCAVGAPFAVLVAEQLFASGCRLLISLTSAGQITANTPPPYFVIIDRALRDEGTSYHYAAPSEYAEAAPSLVKMARDALGCAKQQVLVGATWTTDAPFRETADAIDLARSKGALAVEMEAAALYAFAAAAGVPVLCLAHVTNSMGQAGDDFEKGEADGTRDAFAVLARLVNAFQGLS encoded by the coding sequence ATGCCATCCATTCTGGACAGCAAAAACACGGCCGCGCCATCGGTTTTTCTTCCGGCCGCTTTGTTGCGCGAGGCCCGTCGGCAGAAAAAACTGGCAACCGCAGACGTCCCCGCCATCTGCATCCTCGATCCCGATGGCGACATGGTTCGGCGGCTGCGGGAGAGCGACGAGGCTCAACCTTTCAAACCATGGGCTTGTTATCATACGCAGCTCGATACGTTCATGCTTGCCGGCCAGACAGTCGGTATGGTCGGGTGTGCAGTTGGTGCACCGTTCGCCGTGCTTGTCGCCGAGCAGCTTTTCGCCAGCGGCTGTCGCTTATTGATCAGCTTAACATCTGCTGGACAGATCACGGCGAACACACCGCCACCCTATTTCGTTATCATTGACCGGGCGCTAAGGGATGAGGGCACAAGCTATCACTATGCTGCCCCCTCCGAGTATGCTGAGGCCGCTCCGAGTCTGGTGAAGATGGCGCGCGATGCGCTTGGTTGCGCAAAACAGCAAGTTCTTGTCGGTGCGACGTGGACGACGGATGCGCCGTTTCGGGAAACTGCTGATGCGATCGATCTGGCGAGATCAAAAGGTGCATTGGCCGTCGAGATGGAGGCCGCCGCGCTCTATGCTTTCGCTGCCGCCGCGGGGGTTCCTGTGCTCTGCCTTGCCCACGTTACCAATTCGATGGGACAGGCCGGAGACGACTTCGAAAAGGGCGAGGCCGACGGCACGCGGGATGCATTTGCGGTGCTTGCGCGCCTCGTCAATGCGTTCCAGGGGCTTTCCTAA
- a CDS encoding CopG family transcriptional regulator codes for MRTKHTFRLPPDLAGQLADHANRKRVPQALIVETALASFLSPDNSERMEAALGRRLDRLTRQVERLERHITISNEALALFVRFWLTATPPLPDTAQPAAQAKGRERYEGFVGALGRRLARGQTLAQEISLDVDPTQMSPTVPRE; via the coding sequence ATGCGAACCAAGCACACGTTTCGTTTGCCTCCGGACCTTGCGGGCCAGCTCGCCGATCATGCCAACCGCAAGAGAGTACCTCAGGCGCTCATCGTCGAAACCGCGCTGGCCTCGTTCCTGTCGCCGGACAATTCGGAGCGGATGGAGGCGGCGCTCGGCCGTCGCCTTGACCGGCTGACTCGGCAGGTCGAGCGGCTGGAGCGTCATATCACCATCTCAAATGAAGCGCTGGCCTTGTTCGTGCGGTTCTGGCTGACCGCAACGCCGCCGCTGCCTGATACGGCGCAGCCCGCCGCACAGGCCAAGGGCCGGGAACGGTATGAGGGGTTTGTTGGAGCCCTCGGGCGCCGGCTGGCCAGGGGCCAGACCTTGGCCCAGGAGATCTCGCTCGACGTCGATCCGACGCAAATGTCGCCAACCGTTCCTCGTGAGTGA
- a CDS encoding class I SAM-dependent methyltransferase, producing the protein MMIPGCFQGTGMPDAGWWEALFPDPAAILKSVRLSPESDAVDLCSGDGWFTLQMARIARHVVAVDIDARLLEISRARLSESSVTNCTFVAGDAYELRTMVPEPIDFVFMANAFHGVPDRLKLANAIKTVLKPAGLVAIVNWHDRPREETTILGEPRGPESGLRLSPSRTIEAVQPSGLMLQDIVEILPYHYGAVFQKPA; encoded by the coding sequence ATGATGATACCCGGATGCTTTCAAGGCACTGGAATGCCAGACGCAGGCTGGTGGGAGGCACTTTTCCCCGATCCGGCTGCGATCCTCAAATCGGTCAGGTTGTCTCCCGAAAGTGACGCGGTCGATCTTTGTTCCGGCGACGGGTGGTTTACGTTGCAGATGGCACGCATCGCCCGCCACGTTGTTGCCGTCGATATCGATGCTCGATTACTTGAGATCAGCCGCGCAAGACTCAGCGAGTCGAGCGTCACTAATTGTACGTTCGTCGCAGGCGACGCGTATGAACTTCGGACAATGGTGCCAGAGCCGATCGATTTCGTCTTTATGGCCAACGCTTTTCATGGTGTTCCGGACCGGCTGAAGTTGGCTAATGCGATCAAAACGGTGCTCAAGCCGGCAGGTCTGGTGGCCATCGTCAATTGGCACGACCGTCCCCGTGAAGAGACAACAATTCTCGGTGAACCTCGCGGCCCCGAAAGTGGATTGAGATTATCTCCATCCCGTACTATCGAGGCGGTGCAGCCAAGCGGCTTGATGCTTCAAGATATCGTTGAAATCTTGCCTTATCACTATGGAGCCGTGTTTCAGAAACCGGCCTGA
- a CDS encoding MFS transporter, with protein sequence MTENWHLILRVFLPFVAAYYLSFLFRTINATVAGSLTSEFGLSAGDLGLLTSVYYLTFAAAQIPIGILLDRYGPGAIQSVVMVAAALGAALFAVSDSFWLLLCGRALIGLGVAASLTAGLKALVLWFPSERVPLLNGLTIMLGGLGALTATLPAEFLLVSMGWRALFALLAIVSAGCALVIYLAVPEVPTLMSVAGGPTPKSLRTVYADPRFWRLAPVSAACIGTAWALQGLWAAPWLSDVERVDRSGLLWHLLVMAIALSLGGLLWGVVADRARRRGIGPRGPLGLVATVFIGAQLALIMRWPLPSYVPWIVVAAVGAGTVLSYAILAEYFPKELAGRANAALNLFHIGGAFVVQYVTGLVLQLWDPPMGTILR encoded by the coding sequence TTGACAGAAAACTGGCACCTGATTCTGCGGGTGTTCCTGCCGTTCGTTGCCGCTTACTATCTCTCGTTTCTATTCCGGACGATCAATGCGACGGTCGCCGGCTCTTTGACGTCGGAATTTGGCCTCAGCGCTGGCGATCTCGGCCTGCTGACGTCCGTTTACTACCTGACCTTCGCGGCAGCCCAGATTCCGATCGGCATCTTGTTGGACCGTTATGGGCCGGGGGCAATCCAAAGTGTCGTGATGGTTGCCGCAGCTCTGGGCGCAGCACTATTCGCCGTCTCGGATAGTTTTTGGCTGCTCCTCTGCGGTCGAGCGCTGATCGGTCTTGGTGTCGCAGCGTCATTGACGGCCGGACTGAAAGCCCTCGTGCTCTGGTTTCCCAGCGAACGGGTGCCATTGCTCAACGGCCTGACGATCATGCTGGGGGGCTTGGGCGCTCTGACGGCAACTTTGCCTGCAGAATTTCTGCTGGTCTCAATGGGCTGGCGAGCATTGTTTGCGCTGCTCGCGATTGTCTCGGCCGGTTGCGCTCTTGTCATCTATCTTGCTGTCCCAGAGGTGCCGACACTTATGTCGGTAGCGGGCGGACCAACGCCTAAAAGTCTAAGGACAGTTTATGCCGACCCACGCTTCTGGCGCCTGGCTCCGGTTTCAGCCGCCTGCATCGGGACGGCATGGGCGTTGCAAGGACTGTGGGCGGCGCCATGGCTCAGCGATGTCGAGCGCGTCGACCGGTCGGGACTACTCTGGCATTTGCTTGTTATGGCAATCGCCTTGAGCTTGGGCGGGCTTCTGTGGGGCGTTGTGGCCGATCGCGCGCGCCGACGTGGGATCGGGCCGCGGGGCCCGTTGGGCCTTGTCGCCACGGTGTTCATCGGGGCCCAGTTGGCATTGATCATGCGATGGCCGCTCCCGTCATATGTCCCGTGGATCGTCGTGGCGGCAGTCGGTGCTGGAACTGTTCTCAGTTACGCTATCCTGGCCGAGTATTTCCCAAAGGAACTGGCGGGTAGGGCGAATGCGGCTCTTAACCTCTTCCACATCGGTGGTGCGTTTGTCGTGCAATACGTGACGGGCTTAGTGCTTCAGCTTTGGGATCCACCAATGGGCACTATCCTGAGATAG
- a CDS encoding PAS domain-containing protein codes for MPERELDHVDKFPRAFLDNLGVGISLVDVARGQIVFANTECARIFGCSQQELNSGQITFIELTHPEDRDRNLAEHHRLLKGEIRQYRLRKRYLRRDGSVVWARVAVNGISDSAGTLRWCCAVLEDITEKVRLEQQLSLAVRVSGMATWSYVVRTNTSETSKTYNSVFGVGENEGAPSLDELLRRVHPDDRKSVATTIQRAIATGSGYAQEYRIVQENGHVRWLRSMASCTLDTAGCVTHLFGATIDITESKNRIQHRSPKQMSEMLAYIDENWNEPLSIDLLAKQAGCSSRKIHRFFASEGTTAVAHIKKVRLRHSRQQLSNPERGTTVTGVALACCFQNVGHFARDYRNEFGELPSETLKQARSSER; via the coding sequence GTGCCAGAGAGGGAACTTGACCACGTCGATAAATTTCCTCGCGCCTTCCTCGATAATCTCGGGGTTGGAATATCGTTGGTCGATGTCGCCCGCGGACAAATAGTCTTTGCCAACACTGAATGTGCGCGCATTTTTGGATGCTCGCAGCAGGAACTGAACAGCGGTCAGATCACATTTATCGAATTGACGCATCCTGAGGATCGCGATCGGAATCTTGCCGAGCATCACCGGCTGTTGAAGGGTGAAATCCGTCAGTATCGGCTGAGAAAGCGATACCTGAGGCGGGACGGCAGTGTCGTTTGGGCCAGGGTCGCGGTGAACGGCATTAGTGACAGCGCGGGTACCTTGCGATGGTGCTGCGCTGTTCTAGAAGACATAACCGAAAAAGTGCGGCTTGAGCAGCAATTGTCGCTAGCGGTAAGAGTCTCCGGAATGGCGACCTGGAGCTATGTCGTCAGGACGAATACGTCGGAGACCTCTAAAACTTACAATTCCGTGTTTGGTGTTGGGGAAAACGAGGGGGCGCCGAGCTTGGATGAGCTGCTTAGGCGTGTGCATCCCGACGACCGAAAATCCGTAGCGACAACAATCCAGCGAGCCATAGCAACCGGTAGCGGCTACGCACAGGAATACAGAATCGTTCAGGAGAACGGGCACGTACGTTGGCTGCGAAGTATGGCCAGTTGTACGCTAGACACCGCGGGATGTGTCACCCACCTTTTCGGCGCGACGATCGATATAACAGAGAGTAAAAATCGAATTCAGCACCGTTCGCCAAAGCAGATGAGCGAAATGCTAGCCTATATTGACGAAAATTGGAATGAGCCGCTTTCAATCGACCTGCTTGCGAAACAAGCTGGATGCAGTTCAAGAAAGATTCACAGATTTTTTGCGTCGGAAGGTACGACAGCGGTCGCGCATATCAAGAAAGTTCGGTTGCGCCACTCGCGTCAACAACTGAGCAATCCCGAGCGGGGCACAACGGTTACCGGCGTCGCGCTAGCTTGTTGTTTCCAGAATGTGGGCCACTTTGCCAGGGACTACCGAAATGAATTCGGTGAATTGCCATCAGAGACGTTGAAGCAGGCCCGAAGCTCCGAAAGATGA
- a CDS encoding ribbon-helix-helix protein, CopG family: protein MFSAPLLQTRTAGNQDFKGSTMKPRIGVYLSEQMAARLAAAAKRPGASKSALVEAALAQFFGSDEDSDNLPVDRRLSLMSRQLEQLDRDLRVVNESVALQARYQLAVTPPLPAAALRAACALGSERFDEFATQVWRRVQSGTSLVHETVDRLGYKRGTLADDFGKGVAKTSSPVHEADLRTSNPVSLEVEHATAVREGGSLFNFPGKAGLPLH from the coding sequence TTGTTCAGCGCGCCGCTGCTTCAGACGCGCACTGCAGGAAATCAGGATTTCAAAGGGTCAACGATGAAGCCCAGAATTGGCGTCTACCTCTCGGAGCAGATGGCCGCGCGGCTAGCGGCAGCCGCCAAACGTCCTGGCGCCAGCAAGTCGGCGCTCGTTGAGGCCGCCCTGGCTCAGTTCTTCGGTTCGGACGAGGATAGCGATAATCTCCCGGTAGATCGCCGCCTTTCTCTTATGAGCCGCCAGCTCGAACAGCTCGATCGGGATCTTAGGGTTGTCAACGAGAGTGTCGCGCTGCAGGCTCGATACCAGCTTGCGGTCACGCCGCCGCTACCGGCAGCAGCACTGCGGGCCGCGTGTGCGCTAGGGTCGGAGCGGTTCGATGAATTTGCGACACAGGTTTGGCGGCGCGTTCAGTCGGGGACTTCGCTCGTGCATGAGACGGTGGATCGGCTCGGCTACAAGAGAGGTACTCTAGCTGACGATTTTGGTAAGGGAGTGGCAAAGACCTCCTCGCCAGTTCACGAGGCAGATCTCCGCACGTCAAACCCGGTCAGCCTCGAAGTAGAGCACGCCACTGCCGTCCGGGAGGGCGGCAGCCTGTTCAACTTTCCAGGGAAGGCGGGACTGCCTCTGCACTAG
- a CDS encoding methyltransferase domain-containing protein produces the protein MRKPRFIAKQGRKPSGLLGQIVVRVMATETADENAFALDLLQLQPQDAVLEIGSGHGDTLAKAANVVSRGSLCGIDFSTVMHRHAMRRHRRLVAEKRIEFHFGSSDQLPFDNQSFDKVFAVHTVYFWEKPLDHLAEARRVLKPGGRFVVGFRPAEDTGFRATYPSEIYNIRSEAEIAQLVRDSDFEAVALRRHTRGALQFSFVIGTSTPREGCQPEATRS, from the coding sequence ATGCGCAAACCGCGGTTCATCGCTAAGCAAGGACGCAAGCCATCCGGCCTGCTGGGCCAGATCGTTGTGCGCGTCATGGCAACGGAAACGGCCGACGAAAATGCGTTTGCGTTGGATCTGTTGCAGCTTCAGCCCCAGGACGCCGTACTGGAGATTGGATCTGGCCATGGGGACACTCTGGCGAAGGCGGCCAATGTCGTCTCGCGTGGTTCCCTTTGTGGAATTGATTTCTCAACGGTGATGCACCGCCACGCCATGCGTCGACATCGGCGCTTGGTGGCGGAGAAGCGAATTGAATTTCACTTCGGAAGCAGCGACCAGCTGCCCTTCGATAACCAGTCGTTCGACAAGGTCTTCGCTGTCCATACTGTCTATTTTTGGGAGAAGCCGCTTGATCATCTTGCCGAAGCACGCCGCGTGCTGAAACCGGGAGGTCGCTTCGTTGTCGGCTTTCGTCCGGCGGAAGATACTGGGTTTCGGGCCACGTATCCCAGTGAAATCTACAATATCCGGTCCGAAGCCGAAATTGCTCAATTGGTTAGAGACTCCGACTTCGAGGCGGTCGCATTGCGCCGACATACGCGAGGCGCGTTACAGTTTAGTTTCGTGATTGGTACATCCACGCCAAGGGAGGGTTGCCAACCGGAGGCGACGCGATCATGA
- a CDS encoding lipocalin-like domain-containing protein, translating to MKPLDKIVGTWRLAAASPPSPLRAGYITYTGDGRMSAIVSHGGRKPLSSGDRISASVEERAEAFATLFAYAGSYNVVDDKVVHHVEIASVENWVNTDLIRLVRFDGDRLTLMTPPTTVGGKILTTELVWERVK from the coding sequence TTGAAACCGTTGGACAAGATTGTCGGTACGTGGCGTTTGGCCGCCGCATCGCCGCCCAGCCCACTTCGAGCTGGTTATATCACGTATACTGGTGACGGCAGAATGTCGGCTATTGTAAGCCATGGCGGCAGAAAGCCGTTGTCAAGCGGCGATCGAATATCAGCCTCCGTTGAAGAACGTGCCGAAGCCTTCGCGACGCTCTTCGCGTACGCCGGAAGCTATAATGTCGTCGATGACAAAGTTGTGCACCACGTCGAAATTGCTTCCGTCGAAAACTGGGTGAACACGGACTTGATCCGCCTCGTCCGTTTCGACGGCGATCGACTAACCCTCATGACGCCACCAACCACGGTCGGTGGTAAGATCCTAACAACCGAACTTGTTTGGGAACGAGTTAAGTAA